In the Pseudonocardia sediminis genome, TTCTGGAACATGTGGGTGGCGCCGGTGAACGGGGCCTGCCCGATCCACTGCGCGCCCTCGCCGCCCATCTGCGTGATCGAGGTGACCAGCGACTCCGGCCGCCCGGTCAGCGCGACCATCGCGTGGCAGCCGATCCCGCCGCCGGCCACCGAGCCCTCCGGGACGACGGTGGAGCGGTTGTGCGGGCAGCCCGAGCAGAAGTAGGGGGTGCGGGCCACCGGCAACAGCTCCAGCGCGGGCGGGGTCCGCCTCTCCGAGGCGAGCTCGACGCGCCCGCGCAGCACCCGGCGCAACGGCCCGGCCAGCGCCCCGGCCGTCAGCTCCCCCGCCGTCGGGACGAGCGGTCGTCCGTCGGCGTCGGCCGAGCCGATCACCGCGGGGGCGTCGGCGAGGCCGTAGAGCGCGTCCCGGATCCCGGTCTCGACGAACGGAGTCTTCTCCTCGACCACCAGCACCGTCTCGCAGCCGGCCGCGAACTCACGCACCAGGTCCTTCTGGATCGGCGAGATCATGCCCAGGCGCAGCAGCGCGATCCCGGCCGCCGACAGCTCGTCGTCACCCAGCCCGAGGTCGCGCAGCGCCTGACGGACGTCGGTGAACGCCTTCCCACCGGCCACGATGCCCAGCCACGCCCCGGGTGCCTCCACCTCGACGGTGTTGATCGGGTTCGCGGCCAGGAACGCGTGCAGCATCGCGGTGCGTGGACCGTAGAGCGCCTCCTCGGCCCGCAGCGACGCCGGCGGCGCGAGCATCGGGACCTGCTCGCGGACCCAGGGCCGCCCGTCCCACTCGATCTCCGGCACCGTGACGTGGACGTCCCCGGCGTCGGCGGGCAGCGACCCGACGCCGTCCGCGACGTCGGCGGTGATCTTCATGCCGACCCACATGCCGGACGCGCGGGACAGCTCGACGCCGTAGCGGCCGAGCCGGACGATCTCGGCGGCACTGCCCGGGTAGAGCACCGGCAGGCCGTAGCCGTACAGCGTCCGCTCGGAGATGCAGGGGATCGTCGAGGACTTGCAGCTCGGGTCGTCCCCGGCCAGGACGATGACGCCGCCCTTCGGGTGGGCGCCGCAGATGTTGCCGTGCCGCATCGGGTCCCCGGCCCGGTCCACCCCGGGCGCCTTGCCGTACCAGACCCCCACCGCGCCGTCGACGGTCCGCGGGTGCCCGGGGACCTCGACCTGGCTGCCCCACACCGCCGTCGCGGCCAGCTCCTCGTTGACGCCGGGCACGAACTCCAGCCCGGCGGAGGAGCGCAGCTCCGGTGCCGCGGCGAGGGTCTTGTCCAGCCCGCCGAGCGGGCTGCCCTGGTAGCCGGAGACGAACGACGCCGTCCGCAGACCGGCGGCGGCGTCGGCGGCGTGCTGCTCGACCAGCATCCGCGCGATCGCCTGCACGCCGGTGAGCAGCACCGGACCGGCGTGGGGGCGGTAGCGGTCACCGAGGTCGAAGTCGACCGGTGCGGTGGCACCGGGGTCGGCGCCGGGTGCGGTGGTGCGGTCGTCGATCGTCATGGAGGAGGCACTCCCCTGGCGTCTCGGCCGCCGTCGCGACCGGTGGTGGTGCCGCCGTCGCGGCCGTCCGGGGTACAGCTGTCGGGCTGGTGGGTCAGGGCTGCCGGCTGCGTTCCAGGGTGGCCGAGACCGACGCCGCGGCACGGCGCACGGCCTGCACGACCGCGACCTTGCGCGGACCCAGCACCCGCGGCGTCGGGCCGACGACGGAGATCGCCGCGACCGCGACCCGCTGCTCGCCGCGGGTGAGCACCACCGGTGCGGCGATCGAGGACATCCCCATCGTGTGCTCGTCGCGGGAGGCGGCGTAGCCGTCGGCACGGACCTGGCGCAGCACCTGGGCGTAGCGGCCCGGGTCGACGATCGTGAACGGCGTCCGCCGCTCGAACCCGCGCTCGGCGATCGCCCGCGCCATCTGCGGGTTCACCGCGGCCATCGCCTTGCCCGCGCTGGACGAGTGACCGGCGCCGCGTCGGTACATCTCGGTGTGGAACATCGTGCCCGCCCCGGTGGACTCGAGACGGTCGACGTAGAGCACGTCCGCCCCGACCGGGACGGCGAGCTGCGCGGTTTCACGCAGCACCTCGCGCAGGTCGCCGAGCACCGGCAGCGCCACGTCGCGCAGCATCAGCCGGTCCACGGCCATCTGGCCCATCTCGAACATCCGCAGGCCGAGGCGGTAGCGCCCGGACCGGCTGCGTTCGAGCATCCCGCCCGACGCCAGCGCGGCCAGCATCCGGCAGGCGGTGCTCTTCGCGACGCCGAGCCGTTGCGCGACCCGGGTCGGACCCAGCTCGGGCTCGGAGGCGAAGCAGTCCAGCACCGCCATCGCGATCGAGACCGACCGCAGCGTCCCGTCACCGCCGCCCGAGTCCTCCTCGTCGGGAGCCGGCTGCGGGACCAGCGCGGGCAGCTCCACATCCAGGCGTGCGGGATCCAGAACCTCCGCGTCGACGTCGCCGGTGAGGGTCATCGTGGACCTCGTCCCTGTCGTCGGCTCCGCCGTTGGAGCCGTGCCGATACCGCTCGCCGCTCAGGACTCCCACTGCGGGAACTCGTCCGGTGGAGGCACGAGCACTTCGGTCACCCGGTTGCGGTAGGACACGAACGCGGTGCGACGGTCCTCCCGCAGCTTCACCCGGATCTCCTCGGTGTTCAAGGGTTCACCCGGGTCGTAGCCGTGCGCCCAGGTCGCGAACGCGCGCATCGGGCCGGAGTGGGTGGCCGCGACGATCCGGTGACGGCCGGTGGCGAGCTCGTCGTCACCGATCTCGGAGACGAGCCGGTGGAAGCCCCGCCAGAACCGGCGCACGCACAGCGCGGGCGGCTCGAAGTACATCATCGGGATGGTCAGCCACTCCTGGATCGGGTCCGACCCGCCCAGCTGCGTCCGGTAGAACCGATCGATCTCGACGAGCCAGCGCGGCCGGTCCCCGACCGCCATCCGTTCCAGCTTCTCCATCGTGGACTGGTACTGGCGGAAGGCGGAGGTGACGTCGCGCAGCCCGTCCGGGGTCCAGACGCCGAAGTTGCGCAGCTCCGGGATCGGTTCGGGGTCGGTGATGTGCGCGTCGACGCCCCACAGCGCCATGCCGTCGGTCGCGCCGCGGTAGACCTGGTGCGCGGTCTGGCGGGCGCGGTTGGTGTCCGCGCAGACCAGCCGGACCCGGTCACCGGGGTTCCAGCGCCGTGCCAGCTCGTGCCCGCGGCGGTGCGCCTGCCAGCCGCCCATCGGCGTCAGGCCGGCGTCGGTGGAGTAGCCCTGGGTGATGCCGTGGCGCAGGATCGAGATCTCGCAGACGATCTTCTCGCTCGCCTTGCGGCTGGTCGGCGCCGCGACCTCCTTGCCCCGGCTCGCCTCGGCCAGGGCCGGGGTGAACTCCGCGCCGTCGAACTCGACGCGCGGCTGCGCCGGCACCGCCGCCCCGCGCTGACGGAAGCGGCGCAGGTAGAGCGGGGTGGACGCGTCGTCGACGGGCGGAGCTCCGGCAGGCGGGACGTCGGCCGTCTCCAACGCCCCCGCGTCGACGTCGGCGGCGAACCGGCCCGCCGGCGGCGCGCCGGCATCCTCGCGGTTCTTGCGGTCCCGGTACGTCGCCAGGTAGTTCGGCGCCTCGTACCGGTCGATGCGGCGGGCGTCCGGCCTCTCGGTGGTGCTCACGAGTGCACCGTGAAGAAGCGCTCGTTGACCTGGCGGTGGTAGTAGAAGATCGCCCGGCCCATCTCCTCCTCGGTCCAGGTGATCGGCTCGAAGTCCGGGTCCACCCAGTAGCCGCCGGTGAACAGCTCGTTGCGGTTGCCGACGGGATCGAAGAAGTAGGTCGTGTAGCCGCGGGTCACGCCGTGCCGCGTGGGCGCCACGTCGATCGTGACGCCGTGGTAGGCGAGGGTGTCCGCGGCGTCGCGGATGCCGTTCCAGTCGTCCATCCAGAACGCGAAGTGGTGCAGCGCGCCGTTCGGGCCGGTGATCACCGCGATGTCGTGCGGGGTGTGCGAGTGCTCCAGGAACGTCGCGAGCTGGTGGCCGTCGTTGGCCAGGATCTGCTCGGTGAGCCGGAATTCCAGCATCTCGGTGAAGAACCGCGTGAACGCCTCGACGTCCTCGGCCATCACGAACACGTGGTCCAGGCGCGGCGGCGCGATCCCGACCAGGTCCTGCGGCCGCGGCGGCGGGTTGGTCATCGGCAGCATGTTCCCGACGCGCTCGGTGCCGTGGGTCAGCTCGACGAGGTGCCCGGACGGCGAGTCGAACCGGATCGCCTCGCCCCAGCCCGGGCCCAGCTCGCGGGCGGCGTAGCGCTTCACCGCGACGCCGGCGGCCTCGAGCTTCTGCTGGAAGTAGTTCACGTCGGAGGCGTCGGTGAGCTTGAACGACATGTGGTCGAGTCCGTGCGTGGGCGCCTCGCGCAGGATCAGCGAGTGGTGCTCGCGCTCGTCCCAGCACTTGAGGAACACGCGCTCGACGCCGTCACGGGTGTCGCGGTCGGTCTCGATCAGGCCGAGGACCTCGGTGTAGTAGGCGGTGCACAGCTCGAGGTCGGGGACGCGGATCTCGACGTGCTGGAGCCGAAGGATGCGATCAGACATGGCAGACCCTCACGTGTGCATGCGCAGGAAGCGCTGGCTGACGACGTTCTCGTAGTAGAAGAGGCCCTTGCCGAAGTTGTCCTCGGTCCAGGTGATGATCTCGGTGTCGGGGTCCACCCAGTAGCCGCCGGTGAACACCTCGTTCCGGATGCCCAGCGGGTCGAAGAAGTAGATGGTGTTGCCGCGGGTGACGCCGTGCCGCGTCGGGCCCTGGTCGATCTGGACGCCGTTGTAGGCGAGCGTGTCGGCCGCCTTGCGGATGTGGTCCCAGTCGTCGAGCCAGTAGGCCCAGTGGTGCAGGGCGCCGTTCGGGCCGTTGACGATCGCGATGTCGTGCGGCGAGTTCGTGCGCCCGGCGAGCCAGACGCCGAGCTGGTGGCCGTTGCCGTCGAGCACCTGCTCGGTCATCCGCATCCCCAGGACCTCCTGGAAGAACGACGCGGACTCCGCGACCTCCTCGGCGTTGACCAGCATGTGGTCCATCCGCGGCGGGGCGATGCCGGGCAGGTCCGGCGGCGGCGTCGGGCGCGGGTTGTGCTTGCCCAGGATGTTGCCGGTCTTCTCGATGTCCCAGACCAGCTCCATGATCTGGCCCGAGGGCACCTCGAACCGGATCGACTCGCCCTGCCCGACGGCCTCGCCGCGGGAGACGCGGGTGGTCGGGCAGCCGTAGGCCTCGACCTTGCGCTCGAACTCGTGCAGGTCGTCCTCGGCCTCGACCCGGAACGTGAACGAGTCCATCCCCGCCCGCGGGTGGTAGCGCATCCGCAGGGAGTGGTGGTCCTCCTCGTCCCAGCACTTGAAGTACACCGTGTCGGCGGAGCGCTGCACGGTCTGCAGGCCCATCACCTCGGAGTAGTAGGCGGCGGCGAGATCGAGATCCGGCGTCCGGACGTCGATGTGCGCGAGTCGGAGAATGCCCACGTCAGATACCTGCTCCCGATCCGGGATCGCTTGACGGTTCGACAGTAGGCGGCCTAGCGTTCCAGAAACCAGACCTGCCATTCCGCATATCGGAACGGATCTCGTCGTGATCGGAGGGCGTCGTGCCCGAGAGCCCCGCGCCGCCCGGCCCCGAGAGGATGCGCGAGGCCGTCGGTGTGTACGTGGAGTCGCTGCACCGCGCCTACCTCGCCCAGGCCGACACGTTCGCGCCGGCCGCGCGCGGTGCGATGCCGCTGATCTCCGCCCCGGGGACGCTGCACGTCGCCGCCGTCGGGGTACGGCACCTGCACCTGCTGGCCACCCGGGAGTCGCTCGGGCCGCTGCGCGGGCAGGAGGTCGAGATCGCCGGGGCGTTGCCGGGGCTCGACTGGACGCTGCGCTTCTACGACCCGGTCGTCATCCCCGGTCTCGGCCTGATCGACGAGTCCGACGGCCCGCGCCAGGGCGAGGTCCGCACGGCGCTGGGGCTGCAGGCCGTCGTCTACCACGTGGTCGCCCAGCCCGGCTCCGGCCTGACGCCGCACCATGCGGGGCACGTCGGGTCCGGGCTGGCCAGCAGCCACTCCGCCGCCGTGCGCGACTTCGACACGATCCGCAGCCGGGTCCGCGGCCGCGAGTCGCTCGTCGACGAGCTGGTGGGCGCCTACACCGCCGGTCTCCCCCGCGCCCAGGCTCTGCTGGCCCGGGCGATCTCCCCGCACGACGCGGCCGTCGGGGCGCTGGCCGACACCCCGGCCCCGGACCCGGAGGAGGTCCGCAAAACGCTGCTCGACGCCGTCGGTGGGCGCCGGGACTTCTCCCCCGCCGGACCCACCGCCGACGGCACGGGCCCCGTGACCGGTGCGACGCCGTGACCGGCATCGTCGCGATGATCGGCGGACGGGTACCGATCGTGGCCACCGGTGGCCCGGATCGGTACCGAACCGGCGATCATGCCGGCGCGCGGCGGGTGGCTACCGGAGGGGGCTCCCTCGGTGATCGGCGGCCGGGTACCGATCGAGGCCACCTGTGGCGCCGATCGGTACCGGACCTCCGATCATGCATCGGTCGGGGACGGCGCGGATGACCGACGCCCCGCTGTCGACCGTGCGCAACGCCGCCCGGGTGCTCAAGGCGTTCCTGACCCGCGAGGAGTCGATCGGTGTCTCCGAGATGGCGCGACGCCTCGGGCTCGGCAAGTCCGCGGTGCACCGGCTACTGACCACCCTGGCCGCGGAGGGACTCGTCGAACAGGACCCGCGCACCGGCGGCTACCGGCTGGGCATCGTGATGTTCGAGCTCGGCGAGGCCGTGAAGGTGCACCTGGACCTGCACGCCGCCGCCGCGCCGGTGCTGGCCCAGCTGCGGGAGCAGACCGGGGAGTCCGCGCAGGTCGGGGTACTCGACGGCGACGAGGTCGTCTACGTCGACCGTCTGGAGAGCGCGCATTCGTTGCGCCTGTTCACCGAGACCGGACGACGGGTGCCGGCACACTGCACGAGCTCGGGGAAGGTCCTCCTGGCCCACCTCGACGCGCCGGCGCTGGCCGCGTACCTGCGCCGCCCGCTGGCCCGGTTCACACCGCACTCGGTCACCGACCCGGACGTCCTCGCCGCGGAGCTGGCCCGGGTGCGCGGCGACGGCTGGGCCGAGGCCGTCAACGAGCGCGAGATCGGGGTCGCGTCGGTGGCCGCGCCCGTCCGCGACGCCCGCGGCGACGTCGTCGCGGCGCTGTCGGTCGGGGCACCGGTCGCCCGGTTCGGCGCCCCGCAGCGACGGCGCGTGTCCCGGGCCGTCGCCGAGGCGGGCGAGGCGATCTCCCGGCGGCTCGGCTTCGCCCCCGAGCACCTCGGCGTACCCGGCTCCCCCACCGGCGGGTCCTCCGTTCCACCGACCGGAACGACCGCGGTGACGACGCCTGCCGCCGAGGCGAGGATCGGCCCCACACCGGTGGGCTCGGCCCGCCGCGACTGACCCCGCTGCCACCGACCCCTGCCGAACCGAGGGCCTCGGCCCGACGCCCTCCGCGAGAACCCGACCCGCAACTCCGAGACCGACACCCCCGAGACCCCCGACGATCAGGAGACCGCAGCGATGCCCGTGACGGACGCCCCCGGCAAGGCCAGGGCGCTCTACGACGCCCGCCGGACACGGGTGCCGATCCCCCCGTTCACCGACGACGACCCATCGCTGGGGATGGCCGACGGCTACGCCGTGCAGCGCGAGCTGATCCAGCTCCTGCTCGCCGACGGCGACACGATCGTCGGGCACAAGGTCGGGCTGACGTCGAAGGCCATGCAGACGATGGTCGGCGTCGACTCCCCCGACCACGGCCCGGTCCTCGCCTCCACGATCTACCGCGACGGCGACACGATCGACCTGGACTCGTTCATCGCCCCGAAGATCGAGGCCGAGATCGTGTTCGTGCTCGGGGAGCGCCTCGTCGGGCCCGGGGTGACCCTGCTGCAGGCCCGTGCCGCGATCGCCGGTGCGGTGGCCGGGATGGAGATCGTCGACTCGCGGATCGCGGACTGGCGGATCAAGCTCGCCGACACCGTCGCCGACCTGGCCTCGAACGGGGCGATGGCGACGTCGAGCAACGTCGTCCCGCTCGGCGGCTGGGACCCGCGCCTGGTCGGGATGACGCTCACCCGCAACGGCGAGCTGATCGACTCCGGCGCCGGGGCGGCCGCCCTCGGCGACCCGGTGGCCGTCGTCGCGTGGCTGGCGAACACCCTCGGCGAGGTCGGCGTGGCACTCGAACCCGGGCATCTGATCATGACCGGGGCGCTGCACGCGGCCG is a window encoding:
- a CDS encoding IclR family transcriptional regulator, with the translated sequence MTLTGDVDAEVLDPARLDVELPALVPQPAPDEEDSGGGDGTLRSVSIAMAVLDCFASEPELGPTRVAQRLGVAKSTACRMLAALASGGMLERSRSGRYRLGLRMFEMGQMAVDRLMLRDVALPVLGDLREVLRETAQLAVPVGADVLYVDRLESTGAGTMFHTEMYRRGAGHSSSAGKAMAAVNPQMARAIAERGFERRTPFTIVDPGRYAQVLRQVRADGYAASRDEHTMGMSSIAAPVVLTRGEQRVAVAAISVVGPTPRVLGPRKVAVVQAVRRAAASVSATLERSRQP
- a CDS encoding histidine phosphatase family protein, encoding MSTTERPDARRIDRYEAPNYLATYRDRKNREDAGAPPAGRFAADVDAGALETADVPPAGAPPVDDASTPLYLRRFRQRGAAVPAQPRVEFDGAEFTPALAEASRGKEVAAPTSRKASEKIVCEISILRHGITQGYSTDAGLTPMGGWQAHRRGHELARRWNPGDRVRLVCADTNRARQTAHQVYRGATDGMALWGVDAHITDPEPIPELRNFGVWTPDGLRDVTSAFRQYQSTMEKLERMAVGDRPRWLVEIDRFYRTQLGGSDPIQEWLTIPMMYFEPPALCVRRFWRGFHRLVSEIGDDELATGRHRIVAATHSGPMRAFATWAHGYDPGEPLNTEEIRVKLREDRRTAFVSYRNRVTEVLVPPPDEFPQWES
- a CDS encoding catechol 2,3-dioxygenase, with the protein product MSDRILRLQHVEIRVPDLELCTAYYTEVLGLIETDRDTRDGVERVFLKCWDEREHHSLILREAPTHGLDHMSFKLTDASDVNYFQQKLEAAGVAVKRYAARELGPGWGEAIRFDSPSGHLVELTHGTERVGNMLPMTNPPPRPQDLVGIAPPRLDHVFVMAEDVEAFTRFFTEMLEFRLTEQILANDGHQLATFLEHSHTPHDIAVITGPNGALHHFAFWMDDWNGIRDAADTLAYHGVTIDVAPTRHGVTRGYTTYFFDPVGNRNELFTGGYWVDPDFEPITWTEEEMGRAIFYYHRQVNERFFTVHS
- a CDS encoding catechol 2,3-dioxygenase encodes the protein MGILRLAHIDVRTPDLDLAAAYYSEVMGLQTVQRSADTVYFKCWDEEDHHSLRMRYHPRAGMDSFTFRVEAEDDLHEFERKVEAYGCPTTRVSRGEAVGQGESIRFEVPSGQIMELVWDIEKTGNILGKHNPRPTPPPDLPGIAPPRMDHMLVNAEEVAESASFFQEVLGMRMTEQVLDGNGHQLGVWLAGRTNSPHDIAIVNGPNGALHHWAYWLDDWDHIRKAADTLAYNGVQIDQGPTRHGVTRGNTIYFFDPLGIRNEVFTGGYWVDPDTEIITWTEDNFGKGLFYYENVVSQRFLRMHT
- a CDS encoding IclR family transcriptional regulator, whose product is MTDAPLSTVRNAARVLKAFLTREESIGVSEMARRLGLGKSAVHRLLTTLAAEGLVEQDPRTGGYRLGIVMFELGEAVKVHLDLHAAAAPVLAQLREQTGESAQVGVLDGDEVVYVDRLESAHSLRLFTETGRRVPAHCTSSGKVLLAHLDAPALAAYLRRPLARFTPHSVTDPDVLAAELARVRGDGWAEAVNEREIGVASVAAPVRDARGDVVAALSVGAPVARFGAPQRRRVSRAVAEAGEAISRRLGFAPEHLGVPGSPTGGSSVPPTGTTAVTTPAAEARIGPTPVGSARRD
- a CDS encoding 2-keto-4-pentenoate hydratase, whose amino-acid sequence is MPVTDAPGKARALYDARRTRVPIPPFTDDDPSLGMADGYAVQRELIQLLLADGDTIVGHKVGLTSKAMQTMVGVDSPDHGPVLASTIYRDGDTIDLDSFIAPKIEAEIVFVLGERLVGPGVTLLQARAAIAGAVAGMEIVDSRIADWRIKLADTVADLASNGAMATSSNVVPLGGWDPRLVGMTLTRNGELIDSGAGAAALGDPVAVVAWLANTLGEVGVALEPGHLIMTGALHAAVPMTPGDVFRAEFDRLGPVTIRVGDTQ